Within Diospyros lotus cultivar Yz01 chromosome 15, ASM1463336v1, whole genome shotgun sequence, the genomic segment aaattaatgaattaaataaaagaataatctatttgaaagaaaatttagtgaaaaataattaaggtaacaaaataattaaagataataggtgaaataattgagtaatgtgggagacaaagtagggtgtggataaataattaaatattatggatgagatttaatgggaaataaataagaaatgtgacaaaataattaaagataatgggtaaaataattgaaaaatgtgggagacaaagtagggtgtagacaaataatcaaagataataggtgaaataattaagaaatgtgagagacaaaatagggtgtggacaaataattaaagattatgtgtgagatttaataaaaaataattagcaaatgtgacaaaataattaaagataatgagtgaaataattgagaaatgtgggagacaaagtagggtgtagacaaataatcaaagataatgggtgaaataattaagaaatgtgggaaACAAAGTAATGtgtagacaaataattaaagattatgagtgagatttagtggaaaataattaataaatgtaacaaaataattaaagataataggtcactacaattatgctaagcttaattcaacctcctataaatagagaaaacttgaaagcttTCAAgatttaaattagaaagagaaatgttgaaagaaagatttgagagagagagagatttgaaaaagagaaaaaaaatatatatatatatatatatagagagagagagagagagaaatatcaaaaaatttctaaaaaaatcttATAGGTTGAatttagtagttcgtgtgaaaatttgtggtagAAGGCAGCATTGGATATGCAAATTGCGGTTTTATCGCAGTATaaaagaataccgaatcgcttCGTGGGAAGGTGAGTTATTTtcgaaaatttcttcaaaaaattcagaaatatgataatgatattttagaatttttggtaatgaaattggaagagaaatgcatgattggtatttattatggatttttgttttaggtaatagatgcttgaaaatcaaagagaaaatgagaataaatagaacatggattctgaaaattatgagaaaatttctggcacttaggaatattgttttaggaattattgtgaagagaaattgagaaaattttatgaaaaaatatttatttcaaaatcttgaggaaataataggaggaaatgggagaaaatgagaaaattagagaaaattagaaatctgattttcttaactAATCATGATACCCAGGGTACGTCAagattcataattgagtacgattggaagtcTGACATGAATTTAAGGCAAAATTATGttaagggcaaaattatctttttgcaagataagtggtacttcccaactatatttagttttatgaaaatgcttggtttgtaagtgattttcccaaaacccaattttatgtaaatagttTTATCATGTTGCCATGTCTTGATATGAATATGttcatatagattgcatttacatgtattgatgataagATATGCATATGAACACgataatattattgatcatgcatcgcataagggtttgagagtacgggccgAGACCgatgctctaccaagggtgcacccatacacctcgacctAGTAAGGAAGCTGTGAAAATTGGGAGTAGCAATAAAGTACGGTCGGCTCAAActaaaaggaaatggaaaaagacatgttgtattttacatttatgcacgaaatatatttattgttctcttatttaaatgattcatcatttaacttggTCTTttcccctagaatattcaaatgttccagatggagattatagcagatacgaggatggtttaggcatgaaatggcacttagcaaagtgcacgatgaattgaatgtatgatatgtagctcatgtatttaagttttgctatttcgaattctaaatgttttgagaaataatgatGCATAACCATATGGTTAATGATAAtataagaactgatttatgattaatgttaagatgttaggttcgattctaatttccgcatttaatgtttatgataattctctttcgagaaaatatatgaaaattttaggatGAATAAGAACAATAATATgatttagttttagtagtattgtaaaaaattattgtcccaagttataacgcgcccaaGAAAATGGGGCGTCACATGCACATCACATGACCCAATAAAAGAATCGACAATGTATAGAATGAATTataattgatgagattttacttatttatagccttttaGCTTATGTATAAAAGACAATAATGTCTTTCCTATCCTTAACTATAAAGGtacaatttatatattcaaCTCCCTCTATCTATATCTTTAAGCAATAAAATAACTCTAAATCCTAAGTCATAAATCTTCTAGAATTTATGCTCCGTCCTTCCAGGTAACGCCCACCAATCATGTCTTATCATGTGATTTTATCTTTTAAGGATCATATCTAATCGTGACATGCCATCAGCCTAGTCACCTTCATGTGTCTTGGAGTTTGCATCCCTACAACATTCTTAGTCATACCCTTGAGAGGGGGGCATTCACAACCTTAACATGTTCGTATTAGTTGGATCCTCCCAAAATTCCTTATCATCATCGTATATTACTTGAGTGGTGGAGCCTTTCATTGCTTAGGATAGAGGTGTGCAAACGATCAATTCGATAAtcgaataaattaataataaaaaaaatcaaactcaaaacatataaatCGAAAAAACGTAGAAAATCCAAGTAATTGATAgaaaatatacaaaatcgaagaaaacgacatcgttttataaacatcaaaactacatcattttaaagttcgataaatttaattaattcgattatttcaaccaaaaaaatcaaaccaaaaatcgaaaactaaactttttaaaaaaattaactgaatCAAACTGAACCGACATGTTCAgtcaattcaatttgattaatttgagtAAACCTTAAATCGACAAGTTCAATCGAACTTTTACTCTCCCCGCACCAAGAAAAAATGGCAAAGCCTCCATTGCATCGATTTCTATTGTAGCCAGCTAGCTAGCCTCCGTGGTAGGGATCCGTTCCACCAGATTAAGAACTCTATTTGTTAGCACACTCCACTTGGTTATGTCAACCTCCTGATCAAAGAATGTGGTCACAATCGAACGCGGCTGTTGTGAGATGGACCTCTCGGCGTCTCCTAAGTCTACATGATAAAGGCTTGAGCAAGTTGACATGGAACATTAAAAGAATCTTCAGGGAAGTGGGTAAAGACCAATCAATCAGTATGTATGAAACCTTACCAAGAGGTTGCCAAGCTGTGTGGTCCTGGACTTCCCTCATAGCACCCCAgatatttttaaagtatttGGAGGTTTAGGGAAATaagtttgaatttaatttggaaaaaattggaATTGTTAGTAAGATTCGAGCAAGTGGGTGTGAAATTAaatgggtaaattatatgaaattccCATGTACTTAGGGTCATGTGCAACTTACCCCCTGTGttttttattgtatcaaaaaaatcttgcacttttaaaatattgcaatcagccataatttgttttttttttacataattttgtacaataatctacatacaaaatacataattctacatatataatttcaatatatcaaaaaaatacaaaattttgcattaatcaACCTATAAATTGCatgaaattatgtaaaataataacaaattagagctgattgtaacattttgaaagtgCAGGAGTTTTTTTTGATACAATCAAAAGTACAGGGAGTAAGTTACACATGACCCTAAGTACAAGAgaggtttcatataatttacccaaattaaattgaatacataaatgtgtaaatatatgtgtaaaattagagaatgatttaattaattaaagaattgGTTAATAGGGTAGGCAGAAGGATATGTACACACATAATATAGAAAAACTAaaactgcgttctctttactttttaatttttaattttgaattttaaattcatttttagttttttattttgataatttatttttaaaaaattaaaaatacgttctcttttttaaattttgaaaataattttttaataatattttattcaataaatttaattattcagtaaattaaaaatatttaatgtttataaattattaaaaaaaatatctacattttaaaattaatgaattttgtaatattttttttattataataataaaatataaataaataaataaatgtgttttgagttttaaatttgttttagatgaaaatactcaaaacaatttttttttgttgttttgagttttctttataattttttttattttcaaaaatatatttttaaaaacagtaaaaagaacgcgttttcattattttaaaaaattaaaaattaaaaataacttaaaaacagcAAAAAAAACGCAGcctaaatttctaaaaatatatatacgtcctaattttatttttcttttagaggggaggagaaagaaggaagggAGAAAAGAGATTGAAAAGATAGTAAGAGTAAGTAAGATCTTCACTAAAAAATCTCTCAAGCTATATTGTTTGATCTACGAAACTCTTATTTCGTgacttttttatattatatgagaaattaattttaaaagtacattatattttaactttttatttatattcataattATACACAATCAAGTCGTTTTACTCTATGTCACTTAAGCTCGAGATGAAGGGGTCAAAGACCTTCCAAGGGGCGCTAACTTGATAACTACAAAAATTTATTAGTCTAATAATTTGAATCAATTATTATCGTTTCAACTACTTTGGTGGTTTTTTTTTCTACATCTTTTAgtacatgaaaaaatattataaaaaagaaaaaacctaaaaatttatattttgctaACTTGATAACACTACATTTTCGCTTATTTACACACCAAATCAATACTTCTTGAGATGACCGCCTTTACACAACCCCTGATACTCATACCCTCAATTATGTCAGAAAAGATAAATCACAAGTTGGGTCTTTAGTCTTTGCACAACACGATGATCAAACTCGCAACCCACCAGATTGACACCAAAATATTGCTCATCTGACCGCTGGACCTATGCTGTGATAATAAGCCTTATAATTAGTAtctgtttttttaataaaaacatgatatatttattgtcagttaataaaattatttgattattaaatataaaatataataaatacacaacTAATGGCCGTATAGTCACAACTACTCGACAACTTGCCCTCAGTAGTAGTCGTCAACAACACTATAGCAgtagtaaatttaatttagacaGAATAAGAAGATGATGATTCACAAGGATGATGGGGAAAAGAAGGCAAGTAAGTTATGTATCATGTTGTGGGaccaaaatgaagagaaagaatGCAAGCTATCATGTTATCTAGCAAAAATGCTAAAGTTTTCATCACTAAGTAAAGATCACAGGGAAGCATAAGGTTATGCTGTTGGGGCCAACCAGAAGAACAATTGCTGGGGACACATGTAGAGACTATTCTCATTCCACTTGAAAATACCTACTCAAAATTGGCTTACAGTTATTTTGTCTGTATTTATCTGTTCTTTTACCTCGAATCATCGCCTCCAGAAACGACCGTGCTGCTTCTGTTCTTGCATTCGCCTGCATCGTTAGAGTTCAACTTACAGTGTCAGAAATAATGCAATTGGCTATTATATGCTCGAATTTAACACAGTGGCATAATGAAGGAATGCTCGAGATAGGGTTAAAATAAATGTGCAATAAATTACGCATCACCAACGTAATCATACTGGGAAGGGAAGACGGTAATGAGATTATCACTTGAGACTGTATTTAATACTTTCAGTGATAAGGGCATGCTTTGCAGCAGCATCTAAATTTAGTACATAAAAAACAAAACTCAGGGAAAGTTTTACTTTTGGTGCTCTTTAGAGCCCTCAATGAACTCTTTAGAAATATCACGCCCCTGATATGAAGCCAGCACAGGTCTAATGTCCGCAGGCCTATGTTTAGCAACATCTGAACTCAAAAGAACAAAGCTAATAAGTCCTAAGCTTGAATATGAGCTTAGCCAGTGTATTCAATAAAAAAGAACAATCTTGATTCTAGAGGCAGGATACTTACATTCCAGAAATGGAATAAGGTCCAGAAGTGCTGTGTCATCTGCTTCAAGCGTCCATGGTTTAATTGGTACGGAGTTTTCTGGCTGCAGACTACTTTCTAGCGCGTGACCACTCACATAAAGAATCTTAGCTGGATCTCGATTCAGCTTTGAGAGATCCTGTCAGCAAGTTCTACATCTTATTAACATTCTTAATTTCATAGCATAGCAACACGGAAGGGGTGCTTGCTTATACAAGACATAAATCCTAAAATCCTTCCCCTAGTAAATGTATCTGTTCTCAACCTCATATGCATTAGATGATTCATTTGCTATACAACCCCACAGACAAATCCACTTCCAAGGCgtctaaagcaagagaaagctCATTCTAGGCACAGATCATACACCTTCTAGCCGCAAAGGTGTCTAAAGCTAGAAATACCATCCTAATGTTTTACTCACCTATACAAAACCTAAAATCACTAAACATCCAGTAGTTAATGAATAGGCTTAAAAAGATTGTTACTTAGGATGTGGTTATATAGGACGTACAAGagcaaaatttaaatgaacTGGTCATGTATTAAAGAGTGTCAATACATGCCAGATACGGTAAATTGAGTTAAAAGCAAATGCTAATATGGAGTGAACAAATGTAGCAAATTCATACAGTTACTGGAATGTACTGGTTATTGATCCTACAGGGTATCAAAAGATAGGCACAGACCCAACCTCCTATCTTAATACACTTTTATATTGTTACAGGTGTTACtgtacaaaatataatttttcactttatacatatattacagAAGACAAAACAGGTTAGTTTCTGAAATTCCATACTAATGGCaaattatattctaaaaaaaataaacaaaaatcctcctgtgtatttattttctaattatacATTCTTTCTTCCCAATTTCTTCTTTGTCAGCTCCAATTATTCCAAGCGCAATTCCTGAGAAATGCCCAGGCTAATTGGGTTACTAAGAAAAATATGCTCCATAATATGGATTATAAAACCAAGAGTATGGAACTAGAACAGAGTTCAATGTATCCCCCATGGGCAACAAACAGAAAACTAATAATTCAGTCTGATAAACAGCCATGCACATTCGGGAGAACTTGATCCATTCATGCTAAAATCCATAGTATACAGCAGGTCATACCTGGTGCATAATCTACCAAAAGCTCACATCTTGAGTTTGAGCCCAACGGACAAGTTAAAGATGACCTTCAAGTTTCTCATAGATAGAAAAATGCTATACTTATAATGAAAGATTCTATGTTTCTGTTTTGCTTGTTTTGAGCATGTGTgtgcatttctttttctttcctttttatttacttatttttttgaaaatacacATAAAGAGAGACATGAGAGTAATACTGTTTATTGGAACTGTACGGGTGCAATCACAGATACAGAATTTGGAGTGGTAGCTTAATCTCATCAAATGGAAAAGGGAAAGCACGTAAGATATAGAATAACTGTGCATGCAATATGTTAgcaaaattatttacttactcTGTAATGCTTCCCATCCTGATATCTAGTTGCACTCCTAGATAGTCTATACCGTATGCAGTGCTTTGGGTCCAATCTGTCAACAACCGGATCAACATACTGTTCCATGAAGGCAGATAGTCACTTAAGACGCAGTtcagtaaaaaagaaaacagtaaAACAATCCAGTGACGAAAAATTCAATTACCATATTCAGCTGGTCAGAGTACACTACAATTTCATAAAATTGGGCTAGATGTTCCAAAAAGGCATCAACTCCAGGTCTTTTGAATGTTCGCCAGCCTCTGTCACGCTGTGCACAGTTTtccaaatgagagagagagagagagagagagagagcatgaaGATGGTGAAAATAAAATCCTTCATGCTAAACCACTTTCAACTTGGCATAGGCAAGAAGTTAAAGAAATGAGCCTTTATGATCCAGCATTCCATTTTACCTCTTTCATAGACATGTCTGATGATTATTAAAAACAGTAAGAACTGAATGTTACAATGCCATGCAATGAAAGTGCAGATTTAAACTGCAGTATTGTTAACAATACAAAATATACCACACTGAGAAGGAGAGAACGATTTTGCAGATAGAGTGATAGCCTTTTGATTTGCTGGAGTTTGAGGGACGTTTTATTGagattgaaagaagaaagagggtGAGACGTTCTATGGAGGTGTCAACCAATGAACTATTGCAGATACGCATAATACATGACAAAGTGTAATCCACTAACTGGAAGCTGGGTACAAGGGATGCTTTCAGCTCTGAAGATATGCCGCCAATGGGTTGACGCCATGAGAAACCGCCACCCAGGGGGCAGGGGGTTGTTGGTTGGTAAGATATATAGCGGTTGCTGGAGGATGGATTAGTTTTGGCTTCACATACTACCGCATTGTCATTTTAGGAGCCAGATTCCTATCTACAAATAGCCAAGGTGACACCATGACCAGAGTTAAAGCTGAGGGTCTTTGATGGGGGTGGGGATGGAGAAAATCTTTCTTGGTCACTCACTAATAGAAAGTTGGGGGTTGGTGTCCAAATGCAAACAAGATCAGATCTGCTGCTGCTAGATGCTGTGAGCCCCTACTGGAGAGGGCATGTGGGATCCTTGTGAAGCTTTTTATCTCTTCACCTTTCTGCAGAATGGGGAAAATAGGGTTGAGCCTTTTAGTTTCAGAATCATCTGATGAAGCTATATGATGGTCACCCACTGGAGGACGAAGCCCTAACAATGATGATGAAAATGTGGTATGGACATTAGGGTTCTGAGGCTAGCAGCCATCTATCTATGGAGGATAGAGGCTTTCGAGCAATAGGAAACAGACATGGGGGCTTCTTGGGCCTGGATAAGGTGTTGTTCAAGGACCATTCAGATGGGCACCAATGAAGTCCATTCTAGCCTCAATCAAAGCGAAAGCTGGGGAATTGTTGATGTAGAACCAGAAACAAAACCAGACCAAAAGAAAAGAACCCAataacacaaaactcaaatatgTTTTCCAATTCAATAATCAAAGCTGTCCCAACAAACACTGAGTCATACAGGCTTCCAACAAAACCTATTTAGAAAAAGGAAGTAactaaaatgaaagaaataaatgaCCTGTTAGGAAACAGAATAAATTTATGCCTAGAGTAGAGTTTATTAAATTCCTACATTTAGGTGGTCCTCCATGAGTGGAGATTTGAAATGCAAATCTGGGTTGAATTGTGGGCCTGACAGAGGGCAAAGGGCATAAGATTAGGGAGCAGAAGTCACTGGTCAAAGGCAACAAAGACAGGCAGCCTGGCCTGCCATGGTTGGTGAAGACAAAGGCTCCACAGATTCCAGTGAGCATAGCCTAGACACGCTGAATGTGATAGGGCAAGGTTTGATTGGATGCCTTGAGACTTGTAAAGGCTGGTCAGGGAAGAACAGGTCAGCAGCATAGATGGGGCAGCTGAAGATCAGAGTTGCAGCAGCGATCAGAGGACAGACAGACAAGGGTCAGACAGGTTTTAAAAGTACTGTGTTGGGTGCTCTGTGAGCTGGATCTGGGGCTCTGGACAGCAATGCATCCTGGGGAAAACTCGGTCCCCCTAATCCCAAGGCCTTGAACCCCACACTTGGAGAAAAGCTAGCGAACAGTAAATGGGAATTCACATATGCCACAACAAAGCCTTTTCATAAAGTCCAAGGGCCAGAACTCAGAAGGGGAAACACCTGGCCCTTTTTAAAAGCCCATGggtcaaaaatataaaagggaAATCAAGGGGACTCAGAAAGGGCTGAACCCAGCTCTCCTGGTTTTATTATTCAACAGGCAGTGAAGAATGCGTTTGCTCTCAGTTTCTGTgccagaaaaagaaaatggcagGTGCTCTCAAAGAGATTTTGGAGCAGGCGGCAGTCTAAAAGCATAAGAGCTGGCAGGAGGTGTAAATTGCAACATTCTTGAAAAGGGGATTACACATAACACagaatttttcttttacctTTAGCTTCAGAGGTTGCTCGAAACACAGGAGGCTCTTTCTGGGGGAAATTGCTCAGTTGAAACAGAGACAGCTTACTCACAAAGGGACCAAGAAGCTAATCCAGAGAACCAAACACTGCACAGGTATAAGGTAAAATGGTTCCCTGACCTTCAGGGGGTCAGTAGTATAGGGGAGTTACATGATTCCAATTCCTTCTATTCTCGTTTTGATGAGTCAACATTGGAGGGGCCTTTCAAGCTGGGTATAGTTGGGGCCAGGAATCAGCATTTTCGTAGTCTTGGACTGAGATGAGACCTTGACCAGGGAGTGCAGTGAGGATGAGCGTTAGTCAAGGGAGGGGTTGAGAGGTGGCACTAGGGGTGGGAATCTCGTTAGTAGGCGGGCAGATTTTCCTAAAGGAGATTTGGTAGCTCTTGAGGATTCCCTGGCGTTACCTCTAGCCCTTGTTGGACGTAGGCATACGAGTAACCAGAAGTGCTAATCGGGTGCTTAATCTATTTTTTCCCTCTAAGGAGAGGGAAATATCTGAATGGCAGTTAAAAAGGATCAAAAAGTTGTCTCTAGATGGGAGCAAATTGGAGGCCTTTGACCTCTTAAGAAAGTTTTATCTTAGTCAAGAGAATGAACAGGAACAACTAACTAGGAGGAAAACTATGTCAGTTTTAATAAATGATAGGAAGTTGAAAAGATTAATTTCAAGGTGTGAACTATAGACAAGGGTCAGGTAGCTTTCAGAGGAGAAAAGGAGCAAGGCAATAGACAATGGTtggctttctttcttttagatGATATTGGCAATCTCTAGAAATGTGAGAAGGGGTCTCAACAACTTTGGGAAAAGAGTGAGTATTAAGACCTGACTCGTGCGGTCAGGTCCTGTCAAGGGGAGCCCTATAGAAGGCTATCAGTGGGTTTCAGATGAGTCTggttaatttaatattttttagggTGTGGTAGGGGGGCAGGATAAGTTTTTGGCATGATAGGTGTTGTTTTCAAGGCCCTTAGGAGAAACTCTTTCCCAGACTTAATAAGGTGGCTTCTAATAAGGATACCTTAGTGGTTGATTCATTTGCTATCACTCCTAGTTGAATAGTGTGGTCCATAGAATTTAGGCAGAATTTTCAGGACTGGGGAGTAGACTCATTATTGACTTTTTTAAACTTGTTCCAGGGTAGTTCACGGGACAGGGAAGGACAGATTGGTGTGGAGTCCATCATGAAGGGAGACCTTTACTATTTATTCCTTTATGTGAACTTTGTGAAAAAGCTCCCCAGACTTCCTTTAGAAAGTGGTGTAGAAAACAAGTACCCTTCCCAGATTTTGCTTTCTTTGAATGAACAACTAGCTCAGAGCCATTTTAACCATTGATAATTCCATCTAGAAGACAGACACAGAATATATATTCTGGAGTGAAGGAGAAGGTGCTGCTGATAACAGAGAAATACGCCTAGATGACTATTCCATTGTGTTTGGAGGTGAATTTTCCAGGAAAGGAACAGGTGAGTGTTTGAAGATTTGGGGAGTTCAATTTTGTGAATGAAGAGTTCAACAATTTTTATCTGTAGGCTTCACTGATGACAAACTCTCCTTTTTGTTgtacaatttttgaaattttcccTTTGCTTCTTAACTTCGAGTGGGAAATCCTGGTTTCCTGCTCATTCTTTTCTATAGGGTACACAGCTGCTTTGGCAATTTTTGGACAGGCAAGATTCCCCCCAAAAGGTGTATTTTCTACATACGTACCTACACACACGTACACacactaaaaatgaaaaaaaagaactaCTTAAAGCCTTACCTTCCAGTCAGAATATATTAATGTCTCATTTAGGTCCAATACAAGAGTGAAAACATGCTGCTCCATTGGGTGCAAATCTGGTAGGAGCTTATCTGAAGATGGTTCAGTATAACCCTATAATGCATGAAGATTTAAATACATTGAGAAGATTCAACagataaaaatagaatagaCAAAGAAAAATAGTAATGATGCAACACAAATTAAGCTACTTACTCGAACTTGTTCCTCGGCCAGCTTCCTCAGATCTAAGTAAAGTTCCGCTAACTTAGCAGGCACTAAAtatcaagaaaataaatttgtgtTATGATGGCAATTAATAGTAATAATAGCATGTTAACTATGATGATGATAAGGAACAACAAAGGAAGTTCTGCACCCAAAATTTCAAGCAGTGGCCCAAAAGATACATTGACATGTTTCACGACCTCAACCACATCATCAGTCTCAACTACATATACCCCCTTCTGTAAAAACTTAGCAATGCTCCAGCAAATTGTCTGAAGCTCCCCCTATCATCTATGAATTTGAGAAAGCATGCCTTCCCCTGTGGCAGGGGTGTTATGATTTCAAACCCTGACAATAAGTCAGGAAATGCTAGAAATTGGGGAAAAAAAGTTTCAGTAACAGATGTATTTACCATTTGACAAGAAGACTAtaccctcccccccccccccccccccccccccttcctcctcctctttggTAGGtaaaaacaatgaagaaaattttaatagCAACAGTTATTTTGTTTCCAAATTTGGAATATGTCTTGACAACCTTTTAAGTCTACTTCTTGTCAGGACAAAAACAAGAAGTTTAGAATTCTGTATACAATAAGTGAATTCATTATTTGCTATGttaaaaggaaaagggaaaaataataagaagaataCAATGCTTATCTGAAAGGTAGTTCCGTTAAGCTTATTGTTGTGGGTGAAGCATCAAAACGCTGCCGTCTTGATTGGAGGGCAAAGTCGGCAACCTCAGCTGCCC encodes:
- the LOC127792331 gene encoding mitochondrial import inner membrane translocase subunit TIM50 isoform X2, whose protein sequence is MAPMSAIARTRLLSVISKNNRRFCRETASDPAREPIVSSASVLTDQPPPPPPPPPPPSAGAEKKPWNFLKYTLIAALTGGVAAAGYASYAYTLDEVDQKTKALHARANYTVEDDASALDKFQALIYSGAMTVPAKLAELYLDLRKLAEEQVRRDRGWRTFKRPGVDAFLEHLAQFYEIVVYSDQLNMYVDPVVDRLDPKHCIRYRLSRSATRYQDGKHYRDLSKLNRDPAKILYVSGHALESSLQPENSVPIKPWTLEADDTALLDLIPFLEYVAKHRPADIRPVLASYQGRDISKEFIEGSKEHQKRMQEQKQHGRFWRR
- the LOC127792331 gene encoding mitochondrial import inner membrane translocase subunit TIM50 isoform X1; translated protein: MAPMSAIARTRLLSVISKNNRRFCRETASDPAREPIVSSASVLTDQPPPPPPPPPPPSAGAEKKPWNFLKYTLIAALTGGVAAAGYASYAYTLDEVDQKTKALHARANYTVEDDASALDKFQALIYSGAMTVPAKLAELYLDLRKLAEEQVRGYTEPSSDKLLPDLHPMEQHVFTLVLDLNETLIYSDWKRDRGWRTFKRPGVDAFLEHLAQFYEIVVYSDQLNMYVDPVVDRLDPKHCIRYRLSRSATRYQDGKHYRDLSKLNRDPAKILYVSGHALESSLQPENSVPIKPWTLEADDTALLDLIPFLEYVAKHRPADIRPVLASYQGRDISKEFIEGSKEHQKRMQEQKQHGRFWRR